From a region of the Streptacidiphilus albus JL83 genome:
- a CDS encoding lysophospholipid acyltransferase family protein: protein MTSAREHAVTEAKVIPIGTKRAGGGRAARGAAAPAPLPVPDPEPRSGPAGEPADEPAADEPAADEPAAGGLADSVAAAVGGVLSGPLGGLADRFLGKGWEDRAAGGLDFLRRRLTGEYEIDEFGFDAELTDKVLLNAVRPIAEKYFRLDVRGAEHLPVEGGALVVANHSGVLPWDALMTQVAIHDHTPSQRHLRMLAADLVFVLPGVNELARKAGHTLACNEDAQRLLELGEIVGVWPEGFKGIGKPFSERYKLQRFGRGGFVSSALKAGVPIIPCAIMGAEETYPMIGNARTLARLLGLPYVPLTPTFPWLGPLGMVPLPTKWTIQFGEPIPTDSYPPEAAEDPMLLFNLTDQVRETVQHSLYRLLVQRRSVFF from the coding sequence ATGACTTCGGCGAGGGAACACGCGGTGACGGAGGCCAAGGTCATCCCCATCGGGACGAAGCGGGCGGGCGGCGGCCGGGCCGCGCGCGGCGCAGCGGCGCCGGCGCCGCTGCCGGTGCCCGACCCGGAGCCGCGGTCCGGGCCCGCCGGTGAGCCCGCCGACGAGCCCGCCGCCGACGAGCCCGCCGCCGACGAGCCCGCCGCCGGCGGCCTCGCCGACAGCGTCGCGGCCGCCGTCGGCGGCGTGCTCTCCGGGCCGCTGGGCGGCCTCGCGGACCGGTTCCTCGGCAAGGGCTGGGAGGACCGGGCCGCCGGCGGCCTGGACTTCCTGCGCCGCCGGCTGACCGGCGAGTACGAGATCGACGAGTTCGGCTTCGACGCCGAGCTCACCGACAAGGTGCTGCTCAACGCCGTCCGTCCGATCGCCGAGAAGTACTTCCGACTGGACGTCCGGGGCGCGGAGCACCTGCCGGTCGAGGGCGGGGCGCTGGTCGTCGCCAACCACTCCGGGGTGCTGCCCTGGGACGCGCTGATGACCCAGGTCGCCATCCACGACCACACGCCGAGCCAACGGCACCTGCGGATGCTCGCGGCCGACCTGGTCTTCGTGCTGCCCGGCGTCAACGAACTGGCCCGCAAGGCCGGGCACACCCTCGCCTGCAACGAGGACGCCCAGCGGCTGCTGGAGCTGGGCGAGATCGTCGGGGTGTGGCCGGAGGGCTTCAAGGGCATCGGCAAGCCCTTCTCCGAGCGCTACAAGCTCCAGCGCTTCGGCCGGGGGGGCTTCGTCTCCTCGGCGCTCAAGGCCGGGGTGCCGATCATCCCCTGCGCCATCATGGGCGCGGAGGAGACCTATCCGATGATCGGCAACGCCCGGACCCTGGCCCGGCTGCTGGGCCTGCCGTACGTCCCGCTGACGCCGACCTTCCCTTGGCTCGGACCGCTGGGCATGGTGCCGCTGCCGACCAAGTGGACCATCCAGTTCGGCGAGCCGATCCCCACGGACAGCTACCCGCCGGAGGCGGCCGAGGACCCGATGCTGCTGTTCAACCTGACCGACCAGGTCCGGGAGACGGTCCAGCACAGCCTCTACCGGCTGCTGGTCCAGCGCCGCTCGGTCTTCTTCTGA
- a CDS encoding DUF5667 domain-containing protein → MTANVLEHRRAKAFADAVEDRPSTAAQQFTELLAAVDALDTLGSQNIPGLAPEVRTVQRAQLMAEFERAYAGGGSTAVPPQRARGVHRAGAAAGRFRPSTRWGRRLAVSGLAAGVVVSAFGGVAAASSSAIPGDPLYGVKRGLENWRLDFAGSDAERGRLLLSEASQRMTEAQQLVDRHEGSDHELSPHVIAEVTKALSDMNAEGTQGRNLLQAIYQQSHSLAPMQSLAGFASSQQRQLDALAPHLPSQADPEAGRVQQLLSGISEELAPLHLGGTTTSGSGSLSAPGTGSSSSVVGGAGSGSRSGQAAAPSGATTSGTGTMGGSAPVSTPSSTGGSGGSLVNGLTGVLGSGAAPSSSPSTPGSPDDSSPSAAPAPGSGVTMPPLLPGLLPALGLGLSGDGTGTGATG, encoded by the coding sequence ATGACAGCCAACGTGCTTGAACACCGCAGGGCGAAAGCCTTCGCCGATGCGGTGGAGGACCGTCCCAGCACTGCCGCCCAGCAGTTCACGGAACTTCTGGCCGCAGTGGATGCCCTGGACACCCTGGGTTCCCAGAACATCCCCGGGCTCGCACCCGAGGTGCGCACCGTCCAGCGCGCCCAGCTGATGGCCGAGTTCGAACGCGCCTACGCGGGCGGCGGCAGTACGGCGGTGCCCCCGCAGCGGGCCCGCGGCGTCCACCGGGCGGGCGCGGCCGCCGGCCGCTTCCGGCCCAGCACCCGCTGGGGCCGTCGGCTGGCCGTCAGCGGCCTGGCCGCCGGCGTGGTGGTGAGTGCCTTCGGCGGCGTCGCCGCGGCCAGTTCCTCGGCCATTCCCGGCGATCCGCTGTACGGGGTGAAGCGCGGCCTGGAGAACTGGCGGCTGGACTTCGCCGGTTCGGACGCCGAGCGCGGCCGGCTGCTGCTGAGCGAGGCCTCGCAGCGGATGACCGAGGCGCAGCAGCTGGTCGACCGCCACGAGGGCAGCGACCACGAGCTGAGCCCGCACGTCATCGCCGAGGTCACCAAGGCGCTCAGCGACATGAACGCCGAGGGCACCCAGGGCCGGAACCTGCTGCAGGCGATCTACCAGCAGAGCCACTCGCTGGCCCCGATGCAGAGCCTGGCCGGCTTCGCCAGCTCCCAGCAGCGGCAGTTGGACGCGCTGGCCCCGCATCTCCCCAGCCAGGCCGACCCCGAGGCCGGACGGGTGCAGCAACTGCTCTCCGGAATAAGCGAAGAGCTGGCCCCGCTGCACCTCGGCGGGACCACCACCAGCGGCAGCGGATCGCTGTCCGCCCCCGGCACCGGCTCGTCCTCGTCCGTGGTCGGCGGGGCCGGCAGCGGCTCCCGCTCCGGCCAGGCCGCCGCCCCGAGCGGGGCGACCACCTCCGGGACCGGGACCATGGGCGGCAGCGCGCCGGTCTCCACCCCGAGCAGCACCGGCGGTTCCGGCGGCAGCCTGGTCAACGGGCTGACCGGGGTCCTCGGCAGCGGCGCCGCCCCGTCGAGCTCCCCCTCGACGCCGGGCAGCCCGGACGACAGCAGCCCCTCGGCCGCACCGGCCCCCGGCAGCGGGGTCACCATGCCGCCGCTGCTGCCCGGCCTGCTGCCGGCCCTCGGCCTCGGCCTCTCCGGCGACGGGACCGGCACCGGAGCCACCGGCTGA
- a CDS encoding ECF subfamily RNA polymerase sigma factor, BldN family — MYPHVRNDAPAPSLAHGAAAGGLDLLRTLLREQLFPPGALAPAVLAVAGGGVGTPYPQPPRTPVAQRTRTSTPASSRPRNPSWDREEPQDSADNPVMRLVEQAQQGDSDSFGRLYDHYADTVYRYIYYRVGSRATAEDLTSETFLRALRRIGTFTWQGRDFGAWLVTIARNLVADHFKSSRFRLEVTTGEMLDSNECERSPEDSVLESLSNAALLDAVHRLNPQQQECVTLRFLHGLSVAETARIMGKNEGAIKTLQYRAVRTLARLLPSDAR; from the coding sequence GTGTACCCACACGTCCGGAACGACGCGCCTGCACCCTCCCTCGCCCACGGCGCCGCCGCAGGCGGGCTGGACCTGCTGCGCACTCTCCTGCGCGAGCAGTTGTTCCCCCCCGGCGCCCTCGCCCCCGCCGTGCTCGCCGTGGCCGGCGGCGGCGTCGGCACGCCCTACCCCCAGCCGCCGCGGACGCCGGTCGCCCAGCGCACCCGCACCTCCACCCCCGCCTCCTCCCGCCCGCGCAACCCCTCCTGGGACCGCGAGGAGCCGCAGGACTCCGCCGACAACCCGGTGATGCGGCTGGTGGAGCAGGCCCAGCAGGGCGACAGCGACTCCTTCGGCCGCCTCTACGACCACTACGCCGACACGGTCTACCGGTACATCTACTACCGCGTCGGCAGCCGGGCCACGGCCGAGGACCTCACCAGCGAGACCTTCCTCCGGGCGCTGCGCCGGATCGGCACCTTCACCTGGCAGGGCCGCGACTTCGGGGCCTGGCTGGTGACCATCGCCCGGAACCTGGTCGCCGACCACTTCAAGTCCAGCCGCTTCCGGCTGGAGGTCACCACCGGCGAGATGCTCGACTCCAACGAGTGCGAGCGCAGCCCGGAGGACTCCGTGCTGGAGTCGCTCTCCAACGCCGCGCTGCTGGACGCCGTGCACCGGCTCAATCCGCAGCAGCAGGAGTGCGTCACCCTGCGGTTCCTGCACGGGCTCTCGGTGGCGGAGACCGCGCGGATCATGGGCAAGAACGAGGGCGCCATCAAGACCCTCCAGTACCGGGCCGTACGGACGCTGGCCCGGCTGCTCCCGAGCGACGCCCGGTAG
- a CDS encoding HAD family hydrolase: protein MATLRKLPKEKRSSAVLAGEAAAEATLGAAKTTAEPTAEPAAEPAAATAEDVAGVAGDPRAAAFFDCDNTIVQGAAIFYLGRGLYKRKFFSSRELLRFAWQQTYFRLNGAEHAGHMADAKESALSIVQGHRVADLERICEEVFDEYMAEKIWPGTRALVKMHLEAGQRVWLVTAAPQEAARVIASRLGMTGALGTVAEAVGGVYTGRLVGEPLHGPAKAEAVRALAAREQLDLARCAAYSDSSNDIPLLSLVGYPYVINPDAGLRRHAREQGWRIRDFRTGRKAARVGIPAAAGLGAAAGGTVAAMAIYRNRRHR from the coding sequence ATGGCCACGCTGCGAAAGCTCCCGAAGGAGAAGCGTTCCTCTGCCGTGCTCGCGGGCGAGGCTGCCGCCGAGGCCACCCTCGGCGCCGCGAAGACCACCGCAGAGCCCACCGCAGAGCCCGCCGCCGAGCCCGCGGCCGCGACCGCGGAGGACGTGGCGGGCGTGGCGGGCGACCCCCGGGCCGCCGCCTTCTTCGACTGCGACAACACCATCGTCCAGGGCGCCGCGATCTTCTACCTGGGCCGGGGGCTCTACAAGCGCAAGTTCTTCAGCTCCCGCGAACTGCTGCGCTTCGCCTGGCAGCAGACCTACTTCCGGCTGAACGGCGCCGAGCACGCCGGGCACATGGCGGACGCCAAGGAGAGCGCCCTGTCGATCGTCCAGGGCCACCGGGTCGCGGATCTGGAGCGGATCTGCGAGGAGGTCTTCGACGAGTACATGGCCGAGAAGATCTGGCCGGGCACCCGGGCGCTGGTGAAGATGCACCTGGAGGCCGGCCAGCGGGTCTGGCTGGTGACCGCCGCCCCGCAGGAGGCGGCCAGGGTGATCGCCTCCCGGCTGGGGATGACCGGCGCGCTGGGCACGGTGGCGGAGGCCGTCGGCGGCGTCTACACCGGACGGCTGGTCGGCGAGCCGCTGCACGGACCGGCCAAGGCCGAGGCGGTGCGGGCGCTGGCCGCCCGCGAGCAGCTGGACCTGGCGCGCTGCGCGGCCTACAGCGACTCCTCCAACGACATCCCGCTGCTGTCACTGGTCGGCTACCCCTACGTGATCAACCCGGACGCCGGGCTGCGCCGCCACGCCCGGGAGCAGGGCTGGCGGATAAGGGACTTCCGGACCGGTCGCAAGGCGGCCCGGGTGGGCATCCCCGCCGCCGCGGGCCTGGGGGCGGCGGCCGGCGGCACGGTGGCCGCGATGGCGATCTACCGCAACCGGCGCCACCGCTGA
- a CDS encoding glutaredoxin family protein gives MTSLLRRGASRKGPSDHVITLIGKPDCHLCEDARAVVAGLAEELGFSWEELDILQDEELYRKYWEQIPVTLVDGRQHDFWRVDPQRLRKALGA, from the coding sequence GTGACTTCTCTGCTGCGCCGAGGCGCCTCCCGCAAGGGCCCGTCCGACCATGTGATCACCCTGATCGGCAAGCCCGACTGCCATCTCTGCGAGGACGCCCGCGCGGTGGTGGCCGGACTGGCCGAGGAGCTGGGGTTCTCCTGGGAGGAACTGGACATCCTCCAGGACGAGGAGCTCTACCGGAAGTACTGGGAGCAGATCCCGGTCACGCTGGTCGACGGCAGGCAGCACGACTTCTGGCGGGTGGACCCGCAGCGGCTGCGGAAGGCACTGGGCGCCTGA
- a CDS encoding redox-sensing transcriptional repressor Rex, which produces MATGRSTPSNPPAGRAPSGRSRGRGIPDATVARLPLYLRALTALSERSVPTVSSEELATAAGVNSAKLRKDFSYLGSYGTRGVGYDVEYLVYQISRELGLTQDWPVVIVGIGNLGHALANYGGFASRGFRVAALLDADPALAGRTAAGLPVRHMDQLEEIIRAEHVSIGVITTPPGAAQQVCDRLVAAGVTSILNFAPTVLSVPDGVDVRKVDLSIELQILAFHEQRKSGEVPFADEPPAAVSRPGSGAKAVAAAAARAVTRARGKAVTGPGRGDDGDDGDLSAVIPA; this is translated from the coding sequence GTGGCAACTGGACGTTCCACCCCATCCAACCCGCCCGCGGGCCGGGCGCCTTCGGGCCGCTCGCGCGGTCGGGGCATTCCCGACGCCACGGTCGCGCGGCTCCCGCTCTACCTCCGGGCGCTGACCGCGCTCTCCGAGCGTTCCGTTCCCACGGTCTCATCCGAGGAACTGGCCACTGCCGCCGGGGTCAACTCGGCGAAGCTCCGCAAGGACTTCTCCTACCTGGGCTCCTACGGCACCCGGGGCGTCGGCTACGACGTCGAGTACCTCGTCTACCAGATCTCCCGCGAGCTGGGCCTGACCCAGGACTGGCCGGTCGTCATCGTCGGCATCGGAAACCTGGGCCACGCCCTCGCCAACTACGGCGGCTTCGCCTCGCGCGGGTTCCGGGTCGCCGCCCTGCTGGACGCCGACCCGGCGCTGGCCGGGCGCACCGCCGCCGGCCTGCCGGTCCGGCACATGGACCAGCTGGAGGAGATCATCCGGGCGGAGCACGTCTCCATCGGAGTGATCACCACGCCCCCGGGCGCGGCCCAGCAGGTCTGCGACCGACTGGTCGCGGCCGGGGTCACCAGCATCCTCAACTTCGCACCGACGGTGCTCTCGGTGCCGGACGGGGTGGACGTCCGCAAGGTCGACCTCTCCATCGAACTGCAGATCCTGGCCTTCCACGAGCAGCGGAAGTCCGGCGAGGTCCCGTTCGCGGACGAGCCCCCGGCCGCGGTCTCGCGCCCCGGCAGCGGGGCGAAGGCGGTGGCCGCCGCGGCGGCGCGGGCCGTGACCCGGGCCCGCGGCAAGGCCGTGACCGGTCCCGGCCGCGGTGACGACGGCGACGACGGCGACCTCTCGGCGGTGATCCCGGCGTGA
- a CDS encoding glutamyl-tRNA reductase codes for MSLLVLGLSHRTAPVGLLERAALTGDAPVQLLHAAAAAGPVGEAALVNTCNRIELYTDVDKFHAGVDELSALFAEHTGIGLEELTAHLYVHYEDRAVHHLFSVACGLDSMVVGEGQILGQLRDALSLAQEQSTAARSLNELFQQALRVGKRAHTETGIDRAGQSLVTFGLERIADAAGPIAGKRALVVGAGSMSSLAAATLARAGVAELVIANRTAARAERLAATLAEYGARAIPFAGVAEALAGADVVISCTGAAGIVLTARDIAAAAAARAGEIPLALLDLAMPRDVDPGVQALDGVHLVDLEYLAEAAARADGAAGALDVDAVRRIVAQEVESFGAAQRAAAITPTVVALRAMASGVVSSELERLDGRLPGLEARVRAELAQTVNRVVDKLLHSPTVRVKQLAGEPGGASYAEALRELFDLDPAAVQAVAGAPARVPAQVPTLGGGLG; via the coding sequence ATGAGTCTGCTGGTACTCGGCCTCAGTCACCGCACCGCGCCGGTCGGGCTGCTGGAGCGGGCGGCACTCACCGGTGACGCACCGGTGCAGTTGCTCCACGCCGCCGCCGCAGCCGGTCCCGTGGGTGAGGCGGCCCTGGTCAACACCTGCAACCGGATCGAGCTCTACACCGACGTGGACAAGTTCCACGCCGGTGTCGACGAGCTGTCCGCGCTGTTCGCCGAGCACACCGGCATCGGCCTGGAGGAGCTCACCGCGCACCTGTACGTCCACTACGAGGACCGCGCCGTGCACCACCTGTTCTCGGTGGCGTGCGGCCTCGACTCGATGGTGGTCGGCGAGGGGCAGATCCTCGGCCAGCTCCGGGACGCGCTGTCGCTCGCGCAGGAGCAGAGCACGGCCGCCCGCAGCCTCAACGAGCTGTTCCAGCAGGCGCTGCGGGTCGGCAAGCGGGCGCACACCGAGACCGGGATCGACCGGGCCGGCCAGTCGCTGGTCACCTTCGGCCTGGAGCGGATCGCCGACGCGGCCGGCCCGATCGCCGGCAAGCGGGCGCTGGTCGTCGGCGCCGGCTCGATGAGCTCGCTGGCGGCGGCGACCCTGGCCCGTGCCGGGGTGGCCGAACTGGTCATCGCCAATCGGACGGCGGCGCGGGCCGAACGGCTGGCGGCGACGCTGGCCGAGTACGGCGCGCGGGCCATCCCCTTCGCCGGTGTCGCCGAGGCGCTGGCCGGGGCCGACGTGGTGATCTCGTGTACCGGGGCGGCCGGGATCGTCCTCACCGCCCGGGACATCGCCGCCGCCGCAGCCGCGCGCGCGGGGGAGATCCCGCTCGCCCTGCTCGACCTGGCGATGCCCCGGGACGTCGACCCCGGCGTCCAGGCCCTGGACGGGGTCCACCTGGTGGACCTGGAGTACCTGGCCGAGGCCGCCGCCCGCGCCGACGGCGCGGCCGGGGCTTTGGACGTCGACGCGGTTCGCCGTATCGTCGCCCAGGAAGTGGAGTCCTTCGGCGCCGCACAGCGCGCCGCGGCGATCACTCCGACCGTGGTCGCCCTGCGCGCCATGGCCTCCGGTGTGGTCAGCTCCGAACTGGAACGCCTCGACGGCCGTCTGCCCGGCCTCGAAGCCCGCGTCCGCGCCGAACTGGCGCAGACCGTCAACCGGGTCGTCGACAAGCTGCTGCACTCGCCCACGGTGCGGGTCAAGCAGCTGGCCGGGGAGCCGGGGGGCGCCTCCTACGCGGAGGCCCTGCGGGAGCTGTTCGATCTCGACCCCGCCGCGGTCCAGGCCGTCGCGGGGGCACCGGCGCGCGTTCCGGCGCAGGTGCCGACCCTGGGGGGTGGCCTGGGATGA
- the hemC gene encoding hydroxymethylbilane synthase, protein MSGQLSNTPRPAGAALRLGTRRSALAMAQSGMVAEAVAAATGRPVELVEITTYGDTSREHLAQIGGTGVFVSALRDALLDGSVDFAVHSLKDLPTAEPDGLRLAAVPLREDPRDALVARDGLGLEELVEKCAHGDRPARIGTGSPRRAAQLNAWAAARGVDLETVAIRGNVDTRIGFVRSSELDAVVLAAAGLSRLGRLAEATEIIADTVMLPAPGQGALAIECRAADAELVSALAVLDDAPTRAAVTAERVLLAALEAGCSAPVGALAVVRRGAAGQEAEELHLRALVGTVDGASVVQLSTTGAFAPGAASEPGAAALGRELAERMLAAGAAGLMGERVK, encoded by the coding sequence ATGAGTGGCCAACTCAGCAACACCCCCCGCCCCGCCGGGGCCGCCCTGCGGCTCGGCACCCGCCGCAGCGCCCTCGCCATGGCGCAGTCCGGCATGGTCGCCGAGGCGGTCGCCGCCGCCACCGGCCGCCCGGTGGAGCTGGTGGAGATCACCACCTACGGCGACACCTCGCGCGAGCACCTGGCGCAGATCGGCGGCACGGGGGTGTTCGTCTCCGCGCTGCGGGACGCGCTGCTCGACGGCTCCGTCGACTTCGCCGTGCACTCGCTGAAGGACCTGCCGACGGCCGAGCCCGACGGGCTGCGGCTGGCCGCGGTGCCGCTGCGGGAGGACCCGCGGGACGCCCTGGTCGCCCGGGACGGGCTGGGTCTGGAGGAACTGGTCGAGAAGTGCGCGCACGGCGACCGCCCGGCCCGGATAGGCACCGGCTCCCCGCGCCGCGCGGCGCAGTTGAACGCCTGGGCGGCAGCCCGGGGGGTGGACCTGGAGACGGTCGCGATCCGCGGCAACGTCGACACCCGGATCGGCTTCGTCCGCTCCAGCGAACTGGACGCCGTCGTGCTGGCGGCGGCCGGGCTCAGCCGGCTGGGCCGGCTGGCCGAGGCCACCGAGATCATCGCGGACACGGTGATGCTGCCCGCGCCCGGACAGGGCGCGCTGGCCATCGAGTGCCGCGCCGCCGACGCGGAGCTGGTCTCCGCGCTGGCCGTCCTCGACGACGCCCCCACCCGGGCCGCCGTCACCGCCGAGCGTGTGCTGCTGGCCGCGCTCGAAGCGGGTTGTTCCGCCCCCGTCGGGGCCCTGGCCGTCGTGCGACGTGGCGCGGCCGGCCAGGAGGCCGAGGAGCTGCACCTGCGTGCGCTCGTCGGCACCGTCGACGGTGCGTCCGTCGTGCAGTTGTCCACCACCGGCGCCTTCGCGCCCGGGGCGGCGTCCGAACCGGGAGCGGCGGCCCTCGGCCGCGAGCTCGCGGAACGGATGCTGGCCGCGGGTGCGGCCGGTCTGATGGGGGAGCGAGTCAAGTGA
- a CDS encoding bifunctional uroporphyrinogen-III C-methyltransferase/uroporphyrinogen-III synthase, which translates to MSPTHDIHGAVRRSAGQVTFLGAGPGDPGLLTLRAVEVLASADVLLADPLTADAVRVHCPPGVELHSADPTASGDPDALVFGGSAVSRLFPAVQAGKHVVRTVDGDPGLDGRAAEEMLVCAQAGIAFQVVPGIAQTVGIPAYAGVPLRSGTGTDVRFVDARQPLTDGNWGNLGGCDATLVVRTLLGALPTAAQTLVAHGRKPDTPVSVTLEGTTTRQRTYTATLGTLAAELKAARVLPSPVSAPVDPASSVIAVVGPQVAQRTALSWFETKPLFGWNVLVPRTKDQAGALSEQLRSYGAVPSEVPTIAVEPPRTPQQMERAIKGLVTGRYEWIAFTSVNAVKAVREKFEEYGLDARAFAGIKVAAVGETTSQALVDFGVKPDLVPSGEQSAAGLLEDWPLYDPVFDPIDRVLLPRADIATETLVAGLVELGWEVDDVTAYRTVRASPPPAETREAIKGGGFDAVIFTSSSTVRNLVGIAGKPHNVTVIACIGPATAKTAEEHGLRVDVLAPAPSAAALAEALADFGAARRDAATQAGEQVYRPSERRPGSRRKAR; encoded by the coding sequence GTGAGCCCCACTCATGACATCCATGGAGCGGTCCGCCGCTCGGCCGGCCAGGTCACCTTCCTGGGTGCGGGGCCGGGCGACCCCGGCCTGCTGACGCTGCGCGCGGTGGAGGTGCTGGCCTCGGCGGACGTGCTGCTGGCCGACCCGCTCACGGCCGATGCCGTCCGCGTCCACTGCCCCCCGGGCGTGGAGCTGCACAGCGCGGACCCGACCGCCTCCGGCGACCCGGACGCCCTGGTCTTCGGCGGCAGCGCGGTCTCCCGGCTGTTCCCGGCCGTCCAGGCGGGCAAGCACGTGGTCCGCACCGTCGACGGCGACCCCGGGCTCGACGGCCGGGCCGCCGAGGAGATGCTGGTCTGCGCGCAGGCCGGGATCGCCTTCCAGGTGGTGCCGGGCATCGCCCAGACCGTAGGCATCCCGGCCTACGCCGGGGTGCCGCTGCGCAGCGGCACCGGCACCGACGTCCGCTTCGTGGACGCCCGGCAGCCGCTGACCGACGGCAACTGGGGCAACCTCGGCGGCTGCGACGCCACCCTGGTGGTCCGCACCCTGCTGGGGGCGCTGCCCACGGCCGCGCAGACCCTGGTCGCGCACGGGCGCAAGCCGGACACCCCGGTCTCGGTGACCCTGGAGGGCACCACCACCCGGCAGCGCACCTACACCGCGACCCTGGGCACGCTGGCGGCCGAGCTGAAGGCGGCCCGGGTGCTGCCCTCGCCGGTCTCGGCCCCGGTCGACCCGGCCAGCAGCGTGATAGCCGTCGTCGGGCCGCAGGTGGCCCAGCGCACCGCACTCTCCTGGTTCGAGACCAAGCCGCTGTTCGGCTGGAACGTGCTGGTGCCGCGCACCAAGGACCAGGCCGGGGCGCTCTCCGAGCAGCTCCGCTCCTACGGTGCGGTGCCCTCCGAGGTGCCGACCATCGCGGTCGAGCCGCCGCGCACCCCGCAGCAGATGGAGCGGGCCATCAAGGGCCTGGTCACCGGACGCTACGAGTGGATCGCCTTCACCTCGGTGAACGCGGTGAAGGCGGTCCGCGAGAAGTTCGAGGAGTACGGCCTCGACGCCCGGGCCTTCGCCGGGATCAAGGTCGCGGCGGTCGGCGAGACCACCTCGCAGGCCCTGGTCGACTTCGGCGTCAAGCCGGACCTGGTGCCCAGCGGCGAGCAGTCGGCGGCCGGGCTGCTGGAGGACTGGCCGCTCTACGACCCGGTCTTCGACCCGATCGACCGGGTGCTGCTGCCGCGCGCCGACATCGCCACCGAGACCCTGGTCGCCGGCCTGGTCGAACTGGGCTGGGAGGTCGACGACGTGACGGCCTACCGGACCGTCCGCGCCTCGCCGCCGCCGGCCGAGACCCGGGAGGCGATCAAGGGCGGCGGCTTCGACGCGGTGATCTTCACCTCCTCCTCGACCGTCCGCAACCTGGTCGGCATCGCCGGCAAGCCGCACAACGTCACCGTGATCGCCTGTATCGGTCCGGCGACGGCCAAGACCGCGGAGGAGCACGGGCTGCGGGTGGACGTGCTCGCCCCGGCCCCGTCCGCCGCCGCCCTCGCCGAGGCCCTGGCAGACTTCGGAGCGGCCCGCCGTGACGCAGCCACGCAGGCGGGCGAACAGGTGTACCGCCCGAGCGAGCGCCGCCCGGGCTCCCGCAGGAAGGCCCGCTGA
- the hemB gene encoding porphobilinogen synthase: MSYDLPIETPVVRPRRLRSTPAVRRLVAETRLHPAELILPVFAREGIAEPMPIGSMPGVFQHTRDSLRKAAVEAAEAGIGGLMLFGVPLVQDATGSEGTNPDGILQQAIRDVVAEVGDQLVVMSDLCLDEYTDHGHCGVLAADGSVDNDATLLRYAEMAVVQAEAGVHMVGPSGMMDGQIAVVRQALDAAGYQDVSVLAYTAKYASAFYGPFREAVGSSLKGDRKAYQQDPANARESLRELELDLAEGADLVMVKPGMTYLDVLRRVADISPVPVVSYQVSGEYSMVEAAAANGWIDRERMILETLTSIRRAGANQVLTYWAVEAARMLANG, from the coding sequence ATGTCCTATGACCTGCCCATCGAGACGCCGGTCGTCCGTCCGCGCCGGCTCCGGTCCACCCCGGCGGTCCGTCGGCTGGTGGCCGAGACCCGGCTGCACCCGGCCGAGCTGATCCTGCCGGTGTTCGCCCGCGAGGGCATCGCCGAGCCCATGCCGATCGGCTCCATGCCGGGCGTGTTCCAGCACACCCGGGACTCGCTCCGGAAGGCCGCGGTCGAGGCCGCGGAGGCCGGGATCGGCGGGCTGATGCTCTTCGGCGTCCCACTGGTGCAGGACGCGACCGGCTCCGAGGGCACCAATCCGGACGGCATCCTCCAGCAGGCGATCCGCGACGTCGTCGCCGAGGTCGGCGACCAGCTCGTGGTGATGTCCGACCTCTGCCTGGACGAGTACACCGACCACGGCCACTGCGGGGTGCTGGCCGCGGACGGCTCGGTCGACAACGACGCGACGCTGCTCCGCTACGCCGAGATGGCCGTGGTCCAGGCCGAGGCCGGGGTCCACATGGTCGGCCCGTCCGGGATGATGGACGGTCAGATCGCGGTCGTCCGCCAGGCCCTGGACGCCGCCGGTTACCAGGACGTCTCGGTGCTGGCCTACACGGCCAAGTACGCCTCGGCCTTCTACGGCCCCTTCCGGGAGGCCGTCGGCTCCTCGCTCAAGGGTGACCGCAAGGCCTACCAGCAGGACCCGGCCAACGCCCGGGAGTCGCTGCGCGAGCTGGAGCTGGATCTGGCCGAGGGCGCGGACCTGGTGATGGTGAAACCGGGCATGACCTATCTGGACGTGCTGCGCCGGGTCGCCGACATCAGCCCGGTGCCGGTGGTGTCCTACCAGGTGTCCGGCGAGTACTCGATGGTCGAGGCGGCGGCGGCCAACGGCTGGATCGACCGCGAGCGGATGATCCTGGAGACGCTGACCTCGATCCGCCGGGCCGGGGCCAACCAGGTGCTGACCTACTGGGCGGTCGAGGCGGCCCGGATGTTGGCGAACGGCTGA
- a CDS encoding chaplin yields MQKFKVAAAVSVAALGALMAGAGVASADASAAGAAHNSPGVLSGNLIQVPVHIPVNLCGDTVNVVGALNPAFGNGCANVQPGC; encoded by the coding sequence ATGCAGAAGTTCAAGGTCGCTGCGGCCGTCTCGGTTGCCGCCCTCGGTGCGCTGATGGCCGGCGCCGGTGTCGCCTCCGCCGACGCGAGCGCCGCAGGTGCCGCCCACAACTCCCCCGGCGTGCTCTCCGGCAACCTGATCCAGGTCCCGGTGCACATCCCGGTCAACCTCTGCGGCGACACCGTCAACGTCGTCGGTGCGCTGAACCCGGCCTTCGGCAACGGCTGCGCCAACGTGCAGCCGGGCTGCTGA